In Dryobates pubescens isolate bDryPub1 chromosome 6, bDryPub1.pri, whole genome shotgun sequence, a genomic segment contains:
- the POLR1C gene encoding DNA-directed RNA polymerases I and III subunit RPAC1 codes for MAAKQSTDEMRDRVVLGEFGVRNVHTTDFPGNYPGYEDAWNQRRFEEAFRVDIIREEEGALEFDMVGIDAAIANAFRRILLAEVPTMAVEKVFVYNNTSIVQDEILAHRLGLIPIRADPRLFEYRNQGDEEGTEIDTLQFQLKIKCSRNPQAAKESSDPNELYFNHKVYSKHMTWVPLGNQTDLFPDADFRPVHEDILIALLRPGQEIDVLMHCVKGIGKDHAKFSPVATASYRLLPDITLLQPVEDEAAEKLQKCFSPGVIEIQHIKGKKVARVANARLDTFSREVFRHEGLKNLVRLARVRNHYIFSVESTGILPPDVLVSEAIKILMGKCQRFLNELDSVPME; via the exons ATGGCGGCCAAGCAGAGCACAGACGAGATGCGGGACCGCGTGGTGTTGGGCGAGTTCGGAGTCCGCAAC GTCCACACCACCGATTTCCCAGGCAACTACCCCGGCTACGAGGACGCCTGGAACCAGCGGCGCTTCGAGGAG GCTTTCCGCGTGGACATAATCCGCGAGGAGGAGGGCGCGCTGGAGTTCGACATGGTGGGCATCGACGCCGCCATCGCCAACGCATTCCGCCGCATCCTGCTCGCCGAG GTGCCAACGATGGCTGTAGAGAAAGTCTTTGTGTACAATAACACATCCATTGTGCAGGATGAAATTCTGGCTCATCGCTTGGGCCTCATCCCTATTCGAGCTGACCCTCGGCTCTTCGAATATAGAAACCAAG GAGATGAAGAAGGCACAGAAATTGATACTCTGCAGTTCcagctgaaaataaaatgcagcCGAAACCCTCAGGCAGCCAAGGAATCATCTGATCCTAATGAACTGTATTTCAATCACAAAG TGTACAGCAAGCATATGACGTGGGTGCCCTTAGGGAACCAGACAGACCTCTTTCCAGATGCTGACTTCCGACCTGTTCATGAGGACATCCTCATTGCACTGCTGCGACCTGGCCAGGAAATAGATGTGCTTATGCACTGTGTCAAGGGTATAG GTAAAGATCATGCCAAGTTTTCTCCTGTGGCCACAGCTAGTTATCGACTGCTTCCTGACATtactctcctgcagcctgttgAGGATGAGGCAGCTGAGAAGTTGCAGAAGTGCTTTTCCCCTGGAGTCATTGAGATCCAGCATATCAAGG GAAAAAAGGTGGCAAGAGTAGCCAACGCACGCTTGGACACATTCAGCAGAGAAGTTTTCCGTCACGAGGGTCTAAAAAACCTTGTGCGCCTGGCAAGAGTACGAAACCATTACATCT TTTCAGTGGAGTCGACTGGTATTTTGCCTCCAGATGTGCTGGTGAGCGAAGCCATCAAGATCCTGATGGGAAAGTGTCAGCGCTTCCTGAACGAGTTGGACTCTGTGCCTATGGAGTAA